The proteins below are encoded in one region of Pseudomonas entomophila L48:
- a CDS encoding AraC-like transcriptional regulator QhpR, whose product MKSARTVISENFFRRFKPIFAPHLDALGIDLPLLDRADIEIPGDQYVALWEAAGTRNPAIGLTLGSQTEADDIGALGHALHCAPSVEKALMTLHTYIVVFAQESSIDYCCESRQLRITYQVTDTTVVNRRQDAEFAIATILRQLQLITANPLRPLRVDFEHPRPADVSVHKQLFMCPLFFGQATNRLTLPIEVLKLPVAQGNERLFQALEPYLQREREQRSVSDELLPQVTRMIALGMASGVPSLDEVSARMGLSRRTLQRRLKDQAIEFSVLVEEVRRDLALDYLNHSDYSMTQISLLLGYAESGSFTRAFRRWTGQSPQQFRQAGREPGTAC is encoded by the coding sequence ATGAAATCAGCGCGCACCGTCATCTCGGAAAACTTCTTCCGCCGCTTCAAGCCCATCTTCGCCCCGCACCTGGACGCCCTGGGCATCGACCTGCCGTTGCTGGACCGCGCCGACATCGAGATCCCCGGCGACCAGTACGTCGCCCTGTGGGAAGCCGCCGGCACCCGCAACCCCGCCATCGGCCTGACCCTGGGCAGCCAGACCGAAGCCGACGACATCGGCGCCCTGGGCCACGCCCTGCATTGCGCGCCCAGCGTCGAAAAGGCGCTGATGACCTTGCACACCTACATCGTGGTGTTCGCCCAGGAGTCGTCCATCGACTACTGCTGCGAAAGCCGCCAGCTGCGCATCACCTACCAGGTCACCGACACCACCGTGGTCAACCGCCGCCAGGACGCCGAGTTCGCCATCGCCACGATTCTGCGCCAGCTGCAGTTGATCACCGCCAACCCGCTGCGGCCGTTGCGGGTGGACTTCGAGCACCCGCGCCCGGCGGATGTCTCGGTGCACAAGCAGCTGTTCATGTGCCCGTTGTTCTTCGGCCAGGCGACCAACCGCCTCACCTTGCCCATCGAGGTGCTCAAGCTGCCGGTGGCGCAGGGCAACGAGCGGCTGTTCCAGGCCCTGGAACCCTACCTGCAACGGGAGCGCGAGCAGCGCAGCGTCAGTGACGAACTGCTGCCCCAGGTCACCCGCATGATCGCCCTGGGCATGGCCAGCGGCGTGCCGTCGCTGGATGAGGTCAGCGCGCGCATGGGGCTGAGCCGGCGCACCCTGCAACGTCGGCTCAAGGACCAGGCCATCGAGTTCTCGGTGCTGGTGGAGGAGGTGCGTCGCGACCTGGCGCTGGACTACCTGAACCATTCCGACTACTCGATGACGCAGATCTCGCTGCTGCTCGGTTACGCCGAGTCCGGCTCGTTCACCCGAGCCTTCCGCCGCTGGACCGGGCAGTCGCCGCAGCAGTTCCGCCAGGCCGGGCGCGAGCCTGGCACGGCGTGCTGA
- a CDS encoding NAD(P)/FAD-dependent oxidoreductase — MNDNNNDAAHEHRSFWQHDYGAYAPNTRLTEDLKVDVAVIGGGFTGLNTAWQFKRDNPGARVVVLEAALIGFGASGRNAGFSTKLFGLEPELVVLRWGRQKMIDAHRYLERAVAYTREVIDSHGLDSDYRHAGLVRVSYSPQQVARLGKTLELYESLGLAADMRWQDSDALRQQYDSPRLLGGIREAETGYLDPCKQVRGLKGLAASVGVRIHEATPVLDIDSSGAGIVLRTPVAKVTADKLVIATNAYSRQVPGSRPLERRQFPLWTYQVVTEPLGDALWQRLGWQGREAFGDNRQMLHYFRPTVDGRIVMGGGDVLAYTGSAMDEQPSPACWAHCEAHLKWIYPQLRDVRIAYRWGGPVSVNADMVPEISFIGDERMVYAGGCFGHGVALCHLNGRTIADLLQGRRSELTDFWIVNRKAIAMPGNTLSCWAGRTARQALRAWDWWEERALKA, encoded by the coding sequence ATGAATGACAACAACAATGACGCTGCGCATGAGCACCGCTCCTTCTGGCAACACGACTATGGCGCCTACGCGCCCAACACGCGCCTGACCGAAGACCTCAAGGTCGATGTGGCGGTGATCGGTGGTGGCTTCACCGGGCTCAACACGGCCTGGCAGTTCAAGCGCGACAACCCCGGCGCCCGGGTGGTGGTGCTGGAGGCGGCCTTGATCGGCTTCGGCGCCAGCGGGCGCAACGCCGGCTTCAGCACCAAGCTGTTCGGCCTGGAGCCGGAGCTGGTGGTGCTGCGCTGGGGGCGGCAGAAGATGATCGACGCCCACCGCTACCTCGAAAGGGCCGTGGCCTATACCCGCGAGGTGATCGACAGCCATGGCCTCGATTCGGATTACCGCCATGCCGGGTTGGTGCGGGTCAGCTATTCGCCGCAGCAGGTGGCACGCCTGGGCAAGACCCTGGAGCTGTACGAGTCGCTGGGGCTGGCGGCGGACATGCGCTGGCAGGACAGCGACGCGCTGCGCCAGCAATACGATTCGCCGCGGCTGCTGGGCGGCATTCGCGAAGCCGAGACCGGCTACCTCGACCCTTGCAAGCAGGTGCGCGGGCTCAAGGGCCTGGCGGCTTCGGTGGGGGTGCGTATCCATGAGGCGACGCCGGTGCTCGATATCGACAGCAGCGGTGCCGGCATCGTGTTGCGCACACCCGTGGCCAAGGTGACCGCCGACAAGCTGGTGATCGCCACCAATGCCTACTCGCGGCAGGTTCCTGGCTCCCGTCCGCTGGAGCGCCGGCAATTCCCGCTGTGGACCTACCAGGTGGTCACCGAGCCGCTGGGCGACGCGCTGTGGCAGCGCCTGGGCTGGCAGGGCAGGGAAGCGTTCGGTGACAACCGGCAGATGCTGCACTACTTCCGCCCGACCGTGGACGGGCGCATCGTCATGGGCGGCGGCGATGTACTGGCCTACACCGGCAGCGCCATGGACGAGCAACCGTCACCGGCCTGCTGGGCGCACTGCGAGGCGCACCTGAAGTGGATCTATCCGCAGCTGCGCGATGTGCGCATTGCCTACCGCTGGGGCGGGCCGGTGTCGGTGAACGCCGACATGGTGCCGGAGATCAGTTTCATCGGCGATGAGCGCATGGTCTACGCCGGCGGGTGTTTCGGCCATGGGGTTGCGCTGTGCCACCTCAACGGGCGGACCATCGCCGACTTGCTGCAGGGGCGGCGCAGCGAATTGACCGACTTCTGGATCGTCAATCGCAAGGCCATCGCCATGCCCGGCAACACCCTGTCGTGCTGGGCCGGGCGCACGGCGCGCCAGGCGCTGCGGGCGTGGGACTGGTGGGAGGAGCGC